The Candidatus Dormiibacterota bacterium genome contains a region encoding:
- a CDS encoding AAA family ATPase translates to MEQDIKRINDLVQKESVFVDQVLGEVRKVIVGQKALLDRLLIGLLGGGHLLLEGVPGLAKTLSVKTLSDVIDAKFQRIQFTPDLLPADLIGTMIYNQKDGQFVPRKGPLFAHIILADEINRAPAKVQSALLESMQEMQVTIGDTTYPLAPPFLVLATQNPIEQEGTYPLPEAQVDRFMLKLKVDYPNKTEEREILDRMTGPDHFDVRRVITPADIMRARAVVGQVYIDSRIKDYIVEIVFATRRPEDYKLDIKGLIQFGASPRATIFLTVAAKAHAFIRGRGYVTPEDVKSIAFDVMRHRIILSYEAEAEDVTTEQIIQRVLDTIEVP, encoded by the coding sequence ATGGAGCAGGACATCAAGAGGATCAACGATCTCGTCCAGAAAGAGTCGGTGTTCGTCGACCAGGTCCTGGGCGAGGTGCGCAAGGTCATCGTCGGCCAGAAGGCGCTCCTGGACCGGCTGCTGATCGGCCTTCTGGGCGGTGGTCACCTGCTGCTGGAAGGGGTCCCCGGCCTGGCGAAGACGCTGTCGGTGAAGACGCTGTCGGACGTCATCGATGCGAAGTTCCAGCGCATCCAGTTCACGCCCGACCTTCTTCCCGCCGACCTGATCGGCACGATGATCTACAACCAGAAGGACGGACAATTCGTGCCCCGCAAAGGGCCTCTGTTCGCCCACATCATCCTGGCGGACGAGATCAACCGCGCCCCGGCGAAGGTCCAGTCGGCCCTCCTGGAATCGATGCAGGAGATGCAGGTGACGATCGGGGACACCACGTACCCGCTGGCGCCGCCGTTCCTCGTGCTGGCGACGCAGAACCCGATCGAACAGGAGGGGACCTACCCCCTTCCGGAGGCCCAGGTCGATCGGTTCATGCTGAAGCTCAAGGTCGACTACCCGAACAAGACCGAGGAGCGGGAGATCCTCGACCGGATGACCGGCCCCGATCACTTCGACGTGCGCAGGGTCATCACGCCCGCCGACATCATGCGGGCCCGCGCCGTCGTGGGCCAGGTCTACATCGACAGCCGCATCAAGGACTACATCGTGGAGATCGTGTTCGCGACCCGCCGGCCCGAGGACTACAAGCTCGACATCAAGGGTCTGATCCAGTTCGGAGCGTCCCCCCGCGCGACGATCTTCCTGACCGTGGCGGCGAAGGCGCACGCGTTCATCCGGGGCCGCGGTTACGTGACGCCCGAGGACGTCAAATCGATCGCCTTCGACGTCATGCGGCACCGGATCATCCTGTCGTACGAGGCCGAGGCCGAGGACGTCACGACCGAGCAGATCATCCAGAGGGTGCTCGACACCATCGAGGTGCCCTAG
- a CDS encoding ABC transporter permease subunit, with amino-acid sequence MRFRFGPALSRRPWLTAGDAVVLLALAALLSAGVSMAWRAPAVQRGPIISLAPSALPVYALLSTARMAAAYCLSLAFTLVYGYAAGRSRSARRVLIPVLDVLQSVPILSFLPVVLLGLSAVLPQKPAAEIAAILLIFTSQAWNMTYSFYQSMTTIPNELREAASVFRFGPWLRFKTLEMPFSALGLIWNSMMSWAGGWFFLMAAEIFTVGARDFRLPGLGAYLQEAANRGDSRAVLYGIVTLVATIVVLDQVLWRPLLAWADKFRVDTLSGEEPFTSWFGHLLSRSVLLDRARARLIEPLAERVDTVLSRRLRDAPDAPAGARAARPSTITLLASGALALLVLYGAYRAMGMLAALPMATWRPLLSGLGATFLRVAAALLIALAWTVPAGVAIGMNRRLATFVQPIVQVVASIPATALFPVIVVALLSVPGGLNIAAIVLMLMGTQWYLLFNVIAGASAIPQDLRFTTDLLRLPLLDRWRVLILPAIFPYVVTGAITAGGGAWNASIVAEHAEFGGRSHSTTGIGALIAGATSRGDYPLLLASTLALIATVVLINRTFWRSMYRLAEERYRME; translated from the coding sequence GTGCGCTTTCGGTTCGGCCCCGCACTTTCCCGCCGTCCCTGGCTGACGGCGGGCGATGCCGTCGTGCTGCTCGCGCTGGCGGCCCTGCTTTCGGCCGGCGTGTCCATGGCCTGGCGCGCGCCGGCGGTCCAGCGCGGCCCGATCATCTCCCTGGCGCCCTCCGCACTCCCGGTCTACGCCCTGCTGTCCACGGCGCGGATGGCGGCGGCCTACTGTCTCTCCCTCGCCTTCACGCTCGTGTACGGCTACGCGGCCGGGCGCAGCAGGAGCGCGCGCCGCGTGCTGATCCCGGTGCTGGACGTCCTGCAGAGCGTGCCGATCCTCTCCTTCCTGCCGGTGGTGCTCCTCGGGCTCAGCGCGGTCCTGCCGCAGAAGCCGGCCGCCGAGATCGCCGCGATCCTGCTCATCTTCACCTCGCAGGCCTGGAACATGACCTACAGTTTCTACCAGTCGATGACGACGATCCCGAACGAGCTCCGGGAGGCGGCCTCGGTGTTCCGCTTCGGCCCCTGGCTGCGCTTCAAGACTCTCGAGATGCCCTTCTCGGCGCTCGGTCTGATCTGGAACAGCATGATGAGCTGGGCGGGGGGCTGGTTCTTTCTCATGGCCGCTGAGATCTTCACGGTCGGGGCCCGCGACTTCCGGCTGCCCGGACTGGGGGCCTACCTGCAGGAGGCGGCGAACCGCGGGGACAGCCGCGCCGTGCTCTACGGCATCGTGACGCTCGTCGCCACCATCGTCGTCCTCGACCAGGTGCTCTGGCGGCCGCTCCTGGCCTGGGCGGACAAGTTCCGGGTCGACACCCTGTCCGGCGAGGAGCCGTTCACCTCCTGGTTCGGTCATCTCCTCTCCCGCTCGGTCCTCCTCGACCGGGCGCGGGCGAGGCTGATCGAGCCCCTGGCCGAGCGCGTCGACACGGTGCTCTCGAGGCGCCTGCGGGATGCCCCGGACGCGCCTGCCGGCGCCCGTGCCGCGCGTCCCTCGACCATCACGCTCCTGGCGTCCGGCGCTCTCGCGCTCCTCGTCCTCTACGGCGCGTACCGCGCCATGGGGATGCTCGCGGCGCTGCCGATGGCCACCTGGAGGCCGCTCCTCAGCGGGCTGGGCGCCACGTTCCTGCGCGTCGCCGCGGCGCTCCTGATCGCTCTCGCGTGGACGGTTCCGGCCGGCGTCGCCATCGGCATGAACCGCCGGCTCGCCACGTTCGTGCAGCCGATCGTCCAGGTGGTCGCCTCGATTCCGGCCACGGCCCTGTTCCCCGTCATCGTGGTCGCGCTCCTCTCGGTGCCGGGGGGCCTGAACATCGCCGCCATCGTGCTGATGCTGATGGGGACCCAGTGGTACCTCCTGTTCAACGTAATCGCGGGGGCCTCGGCCATCCCTCAGGATCTGCGCTTCACGACCGACCTGCTCCGGCTGCCGCTTTTGGATCGCTGGCGCGTCCTCATCCTTCCCGCCATCTTTCCTTATGTCGTGACCGGAGCGATCACCGCGGGAGGCGGGGCGTGGAACGCCAGCATCGTGGCCGAGCACGCGGAGTTCGGAGGGCGATCGCACTCCACGACCGGCATCGGGGCCCTGATCGCGGGAGCGACCTCGCGCGGCGATTATCCCCTGCTGCTGGCGTCGACGCTGGCCCTCATCGCCACCGTCGTCCTGATCAACCGCACCTTCTGGCGCTCCATGTACCGGCTGGCGGAAGAGCGCTATCGGATGGAGTGA
- a CDS encoding nitrate/sulfonate/bicarbonate ABC transporter ATP-binding protein, with protein MSVSGNGSLLELRGVGKEYAGGGRACVAVRDVDLTIRPGEFVGLLGPSGCGKSTLLRIITGLTPATSGRVLYRGEPLVGINPHATIVFQTFALYPWLTVQENVEIALKARGLPPDDRRVVALRLIDLVGLDGFESAYPRELSGGMRQKVGFARAMAVEPELLCLDEPFSALDVLSAEALRNELLELWLGKSIPTQAILLVTHNIEEAVLLADRLIIMGKDPGRVLAEMPVGLRYPRHRKDTAFMATLDKVYALVSGPAKPETGAAGAGQGQPLLTKRLPSARINGLAGLMEKVAEEGGRADLHRIGSGLHLELDDLLPVVEAAQLLGFAQVDSGDILLTPLGQAFADASIPARKEIIAGRLLRHPTIRWIYETLQEDDDRRVAESYFLERLQTEFGENAPAQLETAINWARYAELFAFDDDTDDLFLES; from the coding sequence ATGAGCGTCTCGGGCAACGGAAGCCTGCTGGAGCTCCGGGGAGTGGGCAAGGAATATGCCGGCGGCGGGCGCGCGTGCGTCGCCGTCCGGGACGTCGACCTGACGATTCGTCCCGGCGAATTCGTCGGCCTCCTCGGTCCATCGGGCTGCGGCAAGTCGACTCTGCTCCGCATCATCACCGGTCTGACCCCCGCCACCTCGGGCCGCGTCCTGTACCGCGGCGAACCGCTCGTCGGGATCAATCCGCACGCCACCATCGTGTTTCAGACCTTCGCCCTGTACCCCTGGCTCACCGTGCAGGAGAACGTCGAGATCGCGCTCAAGGCGCGCGGCCTCCCCCCGGACGATCGCCGCGTGGTGGCGCTGAGGCTCATCGATCTCGTCGGTCTGGACGGCTTCGAGTCGGCCTATCCGCGGGAGCTCTCCGGCGGCATGCGGCAGAAGGTCGGGTTCGCGCGCGCCATGGCCGTCGAGCCCGAGCTTCTCTGCCTGGACGAGCCGTTCTCGGCGCTGGACGTGCTCTCGGCGGAGGCGCTGCGCAACGAGCTCCTCGAGCTGTGGCTGGGAAAATCGATCCCCACGCAGGCGATCCTGCTGGTGACCCACAACATCGAGGAAGCCGTGCTCCTGGCCGATCGTCTGATCATCATGGGGAAGGATCCCGGGCGGGTCCTCGCCGAGATGCCGGTCGGCCTGCGCTACCCGCGCCATCGCAAGGACACCGCCTTCATGGCGACCCTCGACAAGGTCTATGCACTCGTGTCCGGCCCCGCGAAACCGGAGACGGGGGCGGCGGGGGCCGGGCAGGGACAGCCGCTGCTGACGAAGCGTCTCCCGAGCGCGCGCATCAACGGTCTTGCGGGGCTCATGGAGAAGGTGGCCGAGGAGGGCGGGCGGGCCGACCTGCACCGCATCGGCAGCGGCCTGCACCTCGAGCTGGACGACCTGCTTCCCGTGGTGGAGGCCGCCCAGCTCCTCGGCTTCGCGCAGGTCGACTCCGGCGACATCCTGCTTACCCCGCTCGGCCAGGCGTTCGCGGACGCGAGCATCCCGGCGCGCAAGGAGATCATCGCGGGACGCCTCCTGCGTCATCCCACGATCCGCTGGATCTACGAGACCCTGCAGGAGGACGACGACCGGCGCGTCGCCGAGTCGTATTTCCTGGAGCGCCTGCAGAC